tcaatttcttttcattttaaaaaaatattgtttccCTCCACTACTTCTCCCAACAAGTTTAGACAGAAGATAAAACAAgagtttggaaaaaaaaataaaaaagcatatGCATGATTTGAGGGGTGTTCCCTATTCCCTTTAATTTAGTCATCTCGTTAGAGAGACATGCATATAGTAGTGGTCCCTACTCCCTAGTCCCTACTACAATTAATAGGTTACACTGTGAGGAGTCTATATTTGGTCTTCTCTTCCTAGTTCCTACCCATCATTATATTATGCTTCATGAACCTCAGCTAGCTCAATTTCTAAATAATTCTACTCCAAAAGGAAGATATGTAAGTTATCATGGCTTTGCTATTTGAACATTAACGGAATATAGACATGAGAGtggaataatatatataaataaactaGTAGAGAAAATGTTACAAAGCATTTTAAAATGAAGATATAGAACTGTAGGACTAAAACTTTGTATCTTACTTATATTCACCTTACTCTTATGTCCACATATTCTACATGTTGAAGATCAGAAGAAACATTTCTAACCATGATATAACATGAAATTGATGATAGTTGccgcaaaataaaaaacaattcaCTAATTGGTAGTGAATTGGGTGAGCCCCATGGAAGAAGCAAACTTTGCAAGCTCTTGTGGTAGGAACTGATGAAGGCCAGCGGGTCCTTCACCAGCACCGCTGACCCCGAGAAAATCTCTCGTCAAGTTATGTTCCATCGACGCTGAGTTTGAACCGGCATGATGAGGGAGCTTCAAGTTCCCCGCAGGATCCGTGGTACTATTTTGTGCTGCAGTTTGCATAACTAGCTGATCATAAGTGTTGGAAGAATGCGTGAATGAGGTGAAGCTACTAGTTGAAGCAAAATCCCCAGCATGAGCATGGTTTGAATTATTAGATGATGATGAGGTCATTACCCCAAAAGTAGCACTGAAAATGGAAGGAGTGGTGGTTGATCTTGTGGAACCCATCTGAGCTGCTTTCTGAAGAAGTGCGGTTGCTGACATGGGAGATAATTGGTTGTTATTGTTATCGGTGGTGGTGCTTTGACCGTCagaagtataaatagaagccaAGTTATCTGATGATTTTCCAATAGCAGGTAGTGAGGAGGAAGAGAGTGAAAGGTGGTTTGCACTATTACTATTGTGGGTGAAGTTATTCATTTGCACAATGTCAGGTAAAGGCAAGGAAGAAGACGCATTGTGATGATAGAGTCCGACAAGATTACTATTATTATCATGAGAGGAAGTGGCGTGTTGTTGATGATGGTTGAG
This sequence is a window from Arachis duranensis cultivar V14167 chromosome 2, aradu.V14167.gnm2.J7QH, whole genome shotgun sequence. Protein-coding genes within it:
- the LOC107463670 gene encoding zinc finger protein JACKDAW-like, translating into MMNPNPNNKGSEEGGVIQKKKRNHPGTPDPEAEVIALSPKTLMATNRFICEICNKGFQRDQNLQLHRRGHNLPWKLRQRSNKGSKKYAVQSDWKAHSKTCGTREYKCDCGTLFSRKDSFITHRAFCDALALETSSLLLPPSTTNLNFHTQQPPPPPSHALIPPLHFNHSPNLSLWLNHHQQHATSSHDNNSNLVGLYHHNASSSLPLPDIVQMNNFTHNSNSANHLSLSSSSLPAIGKSSDNLASIYTSDGQSTTTDNNNNQLSPMSATALLQKAAQMGSTRSTTTPSIFSATFGVMTSSSSNNSNHAHAGDFASTSSFTSFTHSSNTYDQLVMQTAAQNSTTDPAGNLKLPHHAGSNSASMEHNLTRDFLGVSGAGEGPAGLHQFLPQELAKFASSMGLTQFTTN